The Brassica oleracea var. oleracea cultivar TO1000 chromosome C6, BOL, whole genome shotgun sequence genome includes a region encoding these proteins:
- the LOC106298541 gene encoding putative ER lumen protein-retaining receptor C28H8.4: MKAAKKPIHAVTTWVRRQPPKVKAFLGVVSAMAALILLRMIVHDHDNFFVAAVAVHALGISVLIYKLTKEKTCAGLSLKTQELTALFLAVRLYCSFVMEFDIHTLLDSATLVTTLWVIYMIRFKLKATYMEDKDNFPIHYVVIPCAVLSVLFHPSTHHHIINKVSWAFCVYLESVSVLPQLRVMQNTKIVEPFTAHYVFALGIARFLSCAHWVLQVLDTRGRLLTALGYGLWPIMVLLSEVIQTFILADFCYYYVKSLMGGQLVLRLPSGVV, translated from the exons ATGAAGGCGGCGAAGAAGCCAATCCACGCCGTGACGACATGGGTTCGCCGGCAACCACCGAAAGTCAAAGCCTTTCTTGGTGTTGTTTCCGCCATGGCTGCTCTCATTCTCTTAAGAATGATTGTTCACGACCACGACAACTTCTTCGTCGCCGCCGTGGCTGTCCACGCCCTTGGAATCTCCGTTCTCATCTACAAACTCACCAAGGAGAAGACTTGCGCTG GATTATCTCTCAAGACACAAGAGTTAACGGCTCTGTTTCTGGCCGTGAGACTGTATTGTAGCTTTGTGATGGAGTTTGATATTCACACATTGCTTGATTCGGCTACGTTGGTGACTACCCTTTGGGTTATCTACATGATCCGTTTCAAGCTCAAAGCCACTTACATGGAAGACAAAGACAATTTTCCTATCCACTACGTT GTTATACCGTGTGCTGTTCTTTCAGTCCTGTTTCACCCATCAACACATCACCATATAATCAACAAAGTCTCTTGGGCCTTCTGCGTTTACCTTGAATCTGTTTCAGTTCTTCCTCAGCTTAGAGTCATGCAAAACACTAAG ATCGTGGAGCCGTTCACAGCACATTACGTATTTGCATTGGGGATAGCTAGGTTTTTGAGTTGTGCGCACTGGGTCCTTCAGGTTTTGGACACTCGTGGGAGGTTACTGACTGCTTTAGGATATGGGCTTTGGCCTATAATGGTCCTTCTTTCTGAAGTCATACAAACTTTTATTCTCGCTGACTTCTGTTACTACTATGTCAAGAG TTTAATGGGTGGCCAGCTAGTTCTTCGTCTCCCATCAGGTGTTGTGTAA
- the LOC106299632 gene encoding LOW QUALITY PROTEIN: glutamate receptor 2.6-like (The sequence of the model RefSeq protein was modified relative to this genomic sequence to represent the inferred CDS: substituted 1 base at 1 genomic stop codon), translating into MSFSDNIVSRSLPIWLFIYLIFLVLLGKSQKEVLQVKVGVVLDTNLTLADLSLXAINMSLSEFYNTHNRFKTRIVLDIRNSKGTVVGAAASALYLINKRKVVAIIGPGSSMQAPFLINLGNQSQVPIVSFSATSPLLDSLRSPYFIRATHDDSAQVHAISAIIESFRWREVVPIYVDNEFGEGILPYLVDAFQEINVRIRYRSAISFYSSDDQIKKELYRLMTMPTRVFIVHMLPDLGKRIFSIAQEIGMINKGYAWIVTNGIIDQMSLPGGPSLEDMHGVVGVKTYFSRSKELANLEARWRKRFGGEQLTHFGYWAYDTATALAMSVEQISNVNMSFNTTTNTSRGDNGTDLDDLGVALSGPKLLQALSTVSFKGVAGRFLLKNRKLEPTTFKIINIEESGQRTVGFWKSKVGLVKRLGVDQIGTNISHSSRRLRPIVWPGDTTLVPKGWEIPTNGKKLRIAVPKKDGFTNFVEVTKDANTSALTVTGFCIDVFDAVMRQLPYAVPYEYVPFETPDGRADGNYNNMVYKVFLGEFDGAVGDTTILANRSNYVDFALPFSETGVVFVVPVKDEREKGEWVFLKPLTKKLWCMTAALFIYIGLMVWTFESIADKTFRTQRIIEKISNVFYFSFSTLFFAHRKPSTSIYTRALIVIWCFVVLILTQSYTATLTSMLTVQELRPTVRHMDELRKSGANIGYQKGSFTLEKLKQERFDESKLKIYNSPEEMRELFLKTSSNGGIDAAFDEVPYVNLFMTKYCKEYTIIEPRYKADGFGFAFPLGSPLVPDISRQILNLTEGENMRAIENKWFPGEKYCLDRNTTDTPIQLDHHSFQALFMIVFGTSLVLLLIMLSCRRYREGRGDMNGDPPNNPEDDHLLLLLLMLASRI; encoded by the exons ATGTCTTTTTCCGATAACATCGTGTCTCGTTCTCTTCCAATATGGCTTTTTATTTACCTCATATTCTTAGTATTACTCGGAAAATCTCAAAAGGAAGTTCTGCAAGTTAAAGTTGGAGTCGTTCTTGACACTAATTTGACATTAGCAGATTTGAGCTTGTGAGCTATCAACATGTCCCTGTCGGAATTTTATAACACTCATAATCGCTTCAAAACAAGGATTGTCCTCGACATCCGAAACTCCAAAGGAACTGTTGTTGGTGCTGCAGCTTCAG CTTTATACTTGATAAATAAGAGGAAAGTGGTGGCCATTATTGGACCAGGGAGTTCAATGCAAGCTCCATTTTTAATCAACCTCGGAAACCAATCTCAAGTTCCAATTGTGTCATTTTCTGCAACAAGTCCTCTTCTTGACTCCCTCCGGAGTCCATATTTCATCAGGGCCACACATGACGATTCAGCTCAAGTTCACGCCATTAGCGCCATCATAGAATCATTTAGATGGAGAGAAGTTGTGCCTATTTATGTAGACAATGAGTTTGGAGAAGGCATTCTTCCTTACCTAGTCGATGCTTTTCAGGAAATTAACGTTCGTATCCGATACCGAAGCGCTATATCGTTTTATTCATCTGATGATCAAATCAAGAAAGAGCTTTACAGACTAATGACCATGCCCACTAGGGTTTTTATCGTGCACATGTTGCCTGATCTCGGGAAGAGGATTTTCTCGATAGCGCAGGAGATTGGTATGATAAATAAGGGTTATGCATGGATTGTTACAAATGGGATAATTGACCAGATGAGTTTACCGGGAGGACCAAGCCTGGAGGATATGCATGGTGTCGTGGGTGTCAAGACATATTTCTCTAGGTCAAAAGAGCTAGCCAATCTTGAAGCTCGTTGGCGGAAAAGATTTGGAGGAGAACAGCTAACCCATTTTGGATATTGGGCTTATGATACTGCCACAGCACTTGCAATGTCGGTTGAGCAAATAAGTAACGTAAACATGAGTTTCAATACGACCACAAACACTTCGAGAGGTGATAATGGGACTGATCTTGATGATCTTGGTGTCGCTCTATCTGGTCCTAAACTTCTTCAAGCGTTATCAACGGTCAGTTTCAAAGGCGTCGCCGGGAGATTTCTGCTAAAAAACAGAAAGCTAGAACCAACGACGTTCAAGATAATCAACATAGAGGAAAGTGGGCAACGAACAGTTGGATTCTGGAAGTCAAAAGTTGGACTAGTGAAGAGATTAGGAGTGGATCAAATAGGCACTAACATCTCACACAGCTCGCGTCGACTTAGACCAATAGTATGGCCTGGGGACACTACTCTCGTGCCTAAAGGTTGGGAGATTCCAACGAATGGAAAGAAGCTGCGTATAGCAGTTCCAAAAAAGGATGGTTTCACCAATTTTGTGGAGGTAACAAAGGATGCAAACACTAGTGCCCTAACCGTTACTGGGTTTTGCATAGATGTTTTCGACGCTGTAATGAGACAACTGCCATATGCTGTCCCTTACGAGTACGTCCCCTTTGAAACTCCGGATGGAAGAGCAGATGGAAATTACAACAACATGGTTTATAAAGTGTTTCTTGGG GAATTTGATGGAGCTGTAGGAGATACCACAATCTTGGCTAATCGGTCTAACTATGTTGATTTCGCATTGCCATTCTCAGAAACGGGTGTTGTATTTGTGGTTCCTGTCAAGGATGAGAGAGAGAAAGGAGAATGGGTCTTCTTAAAGCCTTTAACAAAAAAGCTCTGGTGTATGACTGCTGCTTTGTTTATCTACATTGGACTCATGGTTTGGACTTTTGAGTCCATAGCAGATAAAACTTTCAGGACACAGAGGATCATTGAAAAAATATCTAATGTGTTCTACTTCTCATTTTCAACCCTATTTTTCGCACACA GGAAGCCATCAACGAGCATTTACACAAGGGCTTTAATTGTGATTTGGTGCTTTGTGGTGCTAATATTGACTCAGAGCTACACAGCCACACTCACATCGATGCTCACGGTTCAAGAGCTTCGACCAACCGTGAGACACATGGATGAACTGAGGAAGAGCGGAGCGAATATCGGATATCAAAAGGGTTCGTTTACATTGGAAAAGCTAAAACAAGAACGCTTCGACGAATCTAAGTTAAAAATTTATAATTCTCCTGAAGAAATGCGTGAATTGTTTCTCAAAACGAGCAGCAACGGTGGTATTGATGCTGCGTTCGATGAAGTCCCTTACGTAAACCTTTTCATGACAAAATATTGCAAAGAGTATACCATTATCGAGCCTAGATATAAGGCCGATGGCTTTGGCTTT GCTTTTCCGTTGGGATCTCCGTTGGTGCCAGATATTTCAAGACAGATCTTGAACTTAACAGAGGGAGAGAACATGAGAGCTATTGAGAACAAGTGGTTCCCAGGAGAAAAATATTGTCTAGACCGGAACACAACTGATACTCCAATCCAGCTTGATCACCACAGCTTTCAAGCTCTATTTATGATCGTCTTTGGTACCTCTTTGGTTCTACTCTTGATCATGCTGTCTTGTAGAAGATACCGAGAGGGACGAGGAGACATGAACGGTGATCCACCTAATAATCCAGAAGATGACCATCTGCTTCTACTCTTGCTCATGTTGGCTTCTAGAATATAA
- the LOC106300452 gene encoding uncharacterized protein LOC106300452, translating into MLLKKKTTATMEDHGSLLYRDMVGKQGFFDEIDYEVSSILLELSHPVVFSSDPPLFHKWGRTKKRSSTVFLRPPKISPSCAEVAERGSTSSSSCLTGDAKKTYPQSMMKGSMTSHSSKLKITSPPKASSCSVLETETGLIRAAQVGSLLAQPIGENLPDLQPLTYVGDPTDNKRDNSEPRGFDLNLPAEEEGNLIATTTIVDFESAGTKARAAAQARQKRLGLIRSKKRF; encoded by the exons ATGCTACTGAAGAAGAAGACAACAGCAACGATGGAAGATCACGGTTCGCTCCTTTACCGTGACATGGTAGGTAAACAAGGTTTCTTCGATGAAATCGACTATGAAGTTTCTTCGATCTTGTTGGAACTCTCGCACCCCGTCGTGTTCTCTTCCGACCCTCCTCTTTTTCATAAATGGGGCCGCACTAAAAAGAGGTCTTCTACCGTCTTCCTTCGTCCGCCGAAGATTTCGCCGTCGTGTGCGGAGGTCGCCGAGAGGGGAAGTACCTCGAGTTCGTCGTGTTTAACCGGCGATGCAAAGAAGACATATCCTCAAAGC ATGATGAAAGGTTCTATGACAAGTCATAGCTCGAAGCTGAAGATTACTTCTCCGCCAAAAGCATCATCGTGTTCGGTTCTCGAG ACCGAGACGGGTTTAATTAGGGCGGCGCAAGTTGGGTCGCTACTAGCCCAGCCCATTGGAGAAAACCTGCCTGATCTACAACCGTTGACATACGTTGGTGATCCTACGGACAACAAGAGAGATAACTCGGAGCCACGTGGCTTTGATCTGAACCTTCCAGCAGAAGAAGAAGGTAACCTTATAGCCACCACAACGATTGTTGATTTTGAGAGTGCAGGGACTAAAGCTCGAGCAGCTGCTCAAGCAAGACAAAAGAGATTAGGGCTAATTAGATCTAAGAAGCGTTTTTAG
- the LOC106300450 gene encoding tubulin beta-1 chain, producing MREILHVQGGQCGNQIGSKFWEVICDEHGVDPTGRYNGDSADLQLERINVYYNEASGGRYVPRAVLMDLEPGTMDSIRSGPYGQIFRPDNFVFGQSGAGNNWAKGHYTEGAELIDAVLDVVRKEAENCDCLQGFQVCHSLGGGTGSGMGTLLISKIREEYPDRMMLTFSVFPSPKVSDTVVEPYNATLSVHQLVENADECMVLDNEALYDICFRTLKLSTPSFGDLNHLISATMSGVTCSLRFPGQLNSDLRKLAVNLIPFPRLHFFMVGFAPLTSRGSQQYISLTVPELTQQMWDAKNMMCAADPRHGRYLTASAMFRGKMSTKEVDEQILNVQNKNSSYFVEWIPNNVKSSVCDIPPTGIKMASTFVGNSTSIQEMFRRVSEQFTAMFRRKAFLHWYTGEGMDEMEFTEAESNMNDLVAEYQQYQDATAEEEGEYEDEEEEVYES from the exons ATGAGAGAGATCCTCCACGTCCAAGGCGGGCAATGCGGGAACCAAATCGGTTCCAAGTTCTGGGAAGTCATCTGCGACGAGCACGGCGTTGATCCCACCGGACGTTACAACGGCGACTCCGCCGATCTCCAGCTCGAGCGTATCAATGTGTATTACAACGAGGCTTCTGGCGGGAGGTACGTTCCTCGCGCGGTTCTTATGGATCTCGAGCCTGGTACCATGGACAGCATTAGATCCGGACCGTATGGTCAGATATTCCGTCCCGACAACTTCGTGTTTGGTCAGTCCGGGGCTGGTAATAACTGGGCGAAAGGTCATTACACGGAAGGTGCTGAGCTTATTGATGCTGTTCTTGATGTTGTTCGTAAGGAAGCTGAGAACTGTGACTGCCTTCAAG GGTTTCAAGTATGCCATTCTCTTGGAGGAGGCACAGGTTCTGGAATGGGAACTCTATTGATATCAAAGATCCGTGAGGAATATCCAGACAGGATGATGCTCACATTCTCTGTTTTCCCATCTCCAAAGGTCTCAGACACTGTCGTTGAGCCTTATAACGCCACTCTCTCTGTCCACCAGCTCGTTGAGAACGCTGATGAATGCATGGTCCTCGACAACGAAGCCCTCTACGACATCTGTTTCCGTACTCTCAAACTCAGCACTCCTAGCT TTGGAGACTTGAACCATTTGATCTCGGCCACTATGAGTGGTGTGACTTGCTCTCTAAGGTTCCCCGGACAACTCAACTCCGACCTAAGAAAACTCGCCGTGAACCTTATCCCATTCCCTCGTCTCCACTTCTTCATGGTCGGTTTCGCTCCCCTCACCTCCCGCGGCTCCCAGCAGTACATCTCCCTCACAGTCCCCGAGCTCACCCAACAAATGTGGGACGCCAAGAACATGATGTGCGCGGCTGATCCTCGCCACGGACGTTACCTAACAGCCTCAGCCATGTTCAGAGGAAAGATGAGCACAAAGGAAGTCGACGAGCAGATCTTGAACGTCCAGAACAAGAACTCATCCTACTTCGTTGAGTGGATCCCAAACAACGTCAAGTCCAGCGTCTGCGACATCCCGCCGACCGGTATCAAAATGGCGTCTACCTTTGTCGGAAACTCGACTTCGATCCAGGAGATGTTTAGGAGAGTGAGCGAACAGTTCACGGCTATGTTTAGGCGTAAGGCTTTTCTGCATTGGTACACTGGAGAAGGTATGGATGAGATGGAGTTCACTGAAGCTGAGAGTAACATGAATGATCTGGTGGCTGAGTACCAGCAATACCAAGATGCTACTGCTGAGGAAGAGGGCGAGTACGAGGATGAAGAAGAAGAAGTTTACGAATCTTGA
- the LOC106300995 gene encoding thaumatin-like protein 1b, whose product MALALPLVVLVFWLLTGTESTSFIMENKCEYTVWPGLLSNAGVPPLPTTGFTLQKGEQRTITAPASWGGRFWGRTLCSTDTAGKFTCATGDCGSGTLECSGSGATPPATLAEFTLDGSGGLDFYDVSLVDGYNVPMLVVPQGGSGQNCSSTGCVVDLNGSCPSELRVTSVDGVRQSMGCKSACEAFRTPEYCCSGAFGTPDTCKPSEYSLVFKSACPRAYSYAYDDQSSTFTCAKSPNYVITFCPAPNTSQKSSQDQSPNSKPTTPPGTSTTPTGGSTTWTPEDTSMIYEGALDQSKASPSSYRLSLYGITVTLALAFCRMWWLF is encoded by the exons ATGGCTCTTGCGTTGCCATTGGTCGTCCTCGTGTTTTGGTTATTAACAGGGACTGAATCAACGAGCTTCATTATGGAGAACAAATGCGAGTACACAGTCTGGCCGGGACTTCTCTCCAACGCCGGAGTTCCACCACTTCCGACGACTGGCTTCACTCTCCAAAAAGGCGAACAGCGAACCATCACCGCCCCAGCTTCATGGGGCGGACGGTTCTGGGGACGTACACTCTGCTCCACCGACACCGCCGGAAAATTCACCTGCGCCACCGGAGACTGCGGCTCCGGGACCCTCGAATGCTCCGGCTCCGGCGCCACGCCGCCCGCCACCCTGGCCGAGTTCACGCTCGACGGTTCCGGCGGTCTCGACTTCTACGACGTCAGCCTCGTCGACGGCTACAACGTCCCGATGCTCGTCGTCCCGCAGGGAGGCTCGGGGCAGAACTGCAGCAGCACGGGCTGCGTCGTGGATCTGAACGGGTCGTGTCCTTCGGAGCTGAGGGTGACGAGCGTCGACGGGGTGAGACAGTCCATGGGTTGTAAAAGCGCGTGCGAGGCGTTTAGGACGCCGGAGTATTGCTGCAGCGGCGCGTTTGGGACGCCTGACACGTGTAAACCGTCGGAGTATTCGTTGGTGTTTAAAAGCGCGTGTCCACGTGCGTACAGCTACGCTTACGATGATCAGAGCAGTACCTTCACATGCGCTAAGTCCCCGAACTACGTCATCACCTTCTGTCCTGCTCCGAACACGAG TCAAAAATCATCTCAAGATCAGAGCCCAAACTCGAAACCTACTACACCACCTGGGACGTCGACAACTCCAACAGGAGGAAGTACGACGTGGACGCCGGAAGATACATCGATGATATACGAAGGAGCTCTGGATCAGAGCAAAGCATCACCGTCGTCGTATCGTCTTTCGTTATATGGAATCACAGTGACACTCGCGCTGGCCTTTTGTCGGATGTGGTGGCTCTTTTGA
- the LOC106299633 gene encoding uncharacterized protein LOC106299633: MALSDAVLENLATIYVAVIIVIKLYGLVSGTSFSAGFIFVVSVTAVGVLFGVALAWDVTRRAADADAVSRYHRVSVEDLSHRHSHDGGGICKGGICWHWVAVRSPASQVRFRLPQHIPYGAF; the protein is encoded by the coding sequence ATGGCGTTATCCGACGCGGTTCTCGAAAACCTCGCGACGATTTACGTGGCCGTGATCATCGTCATCAAACTGTACGGGTTGGTCTCTGGAACGAGCTTCAGCGCTGGATTCATCTTCGTCGTTTCGGTTACGGCCGTCGGAGTTTTGTTTGGGGTTGCGCTTGCCTGGGATGTGACTCGCAGAGCTGCGGATGCGGATGCGGTTTCCCGGTACCATCGCGTTAGTGTTGAGGATCTTAGCCACCGTCACAGTCACGACGGTGGTGGAATTTGTAAAGGAGGGATTTGCTGGCACTGGGTTGCAGTTCGGTCTCCGGCTTCTCAGGTTCGGTTTAGGCTTCCCCAACACATTCCTTATGGCGCTTTTTGA
- the LOC106300159 gene encoding receptor protein kinase CLAVATA1: MEMRLLKTHLLFLHLHYVISILLLSFSPCFASTDMDHLLTLKSSMVGPNGHGLHDWVHSTSPSAHCSFSGVSCDGDARVISLNVSFTPLFGTISPEIGMLDRLVNLTLAANNFSGMLPLEMKSLTSLKVLNISNNVNLNGTFPGEILTPMVDLEVLDAYNNNFTGPLPPEIPGLKKLRHLSLGGNFLTGEIPESYGDIQSLEYLGLNGAGLSGESPAFLSRLKNLKEMYVGYFNSYTGGVPPEFGELTNLEVLDMASCTLTGEIPTTLSNLKHLHTLFLHINNLTGNIPPELSGLISLKSLDLSINQLTGEIPQSFISLANITLINLFRNNLHGPIPEFIGDMPNLQVLQVWENNFTLELPANLGRNGNLKKLDVSDNHLTGLIPVDLCRGGKLETLVLSNNFFFGSIPEKLGQCKSLNKIRIVKNLLNGTVPEGLFNLPLVTIIELTDNFFSGDLPGEMSGDVLDHIYLSNNWFTGLIPPAIGNFKNLQDLFLDRNRFSGNIPREVFELKHLTKINTSANNLTGDIPDSISRCTSLISVDLSRNRIGGDIPKDIHDVINLGTLNLSGNQLTGSIPIGIGKMTSLTTLDLSFNDLSGRVPLGGQFLVFNDTSFAGNPYLCLPRHVSCLTRPGQTSDRIHTALFSPSRIAITIIAAVTALILISVAIRQMNKKKHERSLSWKLTAFQRLDFKAEDVLECLQEENIIGKGGAGIVYRGSMPNNVDVAIKRLVGRGTGRSDHGFTAEIQTLGRIRHRHIVRLFGYVANKDTNLLLYEYMPNGSLGELLHGSKGGHLQWETRHRVALEAAKGLCYLHHDCSPLILHRDVKSNNILLDSDFEAHVADFGLAKFLVDGAASECMSSIAGSYGYIAPEYAYTLKVDEKSDVYSFGVVLLELIAGKKPVGEFGEGVDIVRWVRNTEGEIPQPSDAATVVAIVDQRLTGYPLTSVIHVFKIAMMCVEDEAATRPTMREVVHMLTNPPKSVTNLIAF, from the exons ATGGAGATGAGACTTTTGAAAACTCACCTTCTGTTTCTCCATCTTCATTACGTTATCTCGATTTTGCTTCTGTCTTTCTCACCATGCTTCGCTTCCACTGACATGGACCATCTCCTCACCCTCAAATCCTCCATGGTCGGCCCCAACGGCCACGGCCTCCACGACTGGGTTCACTCCACTTCTCCCTCAGCTCACTGTTCTTTCTCCGGCGTTTCCTGCGACGGCGACGCTCGTGTCATCTCCCTCAACGTCTCTTTCACTCCTCTCTTCGGAACCATCTCCCCGGAGATTGGGATGCTGGACCGTCTCGTGAATCTGACGTTAGCTGCTAATAATTTCTCCGGTATGCTCCCGTTGGAGATGAAGAGTCTCACTTCTCTAAAGGTTCTCAACATCTCCAACAACGTGAACCTCAACGGAACCTTCCCCGGAGAGATTCTCACTCCCATGGTCGACCTCGAAGTCCTCGACGCGTACAACAACAACTTCACAGGCCCACTACCGCCGGAGATCCCCGGGCTCAAGAAGCTGAGACACCTCTCTCTCGGAGGAAACTTCTTAACCGGAGAGATCCCGGAGAGTTACGGAGATATCCAGAGCTTGGAGTATCTCGGCCTCAACGGAGCCGGACTCTCCGGCGAATCTCCGGCGTTCTTGTCACGCCTCAAGAATCTTAAAGAAATGTACGTCGGCTACTTCAACAGCTACACCGGCGGCGTACCGCCGGAGTTCGGTGAATTGACAAACCTAGAGGTTCTCGACATGGCGAGCTGTACACTCACGGGAGAGATTCCGACGACTCTGAGTAATCTAAAACATTTGCACACTTTGTTTCTCCACATCAACAACTTAACCGGAAACATCCCACCCGAACTCTCCGGTTTAATCAGCTTAAAATCTCTAGACCTCTCAATAAACCAGCTAACCGGAGAGATTCCTCAGAGCTTCATCTCCTTAGCAAACATCACTCTCATCAACCTCTTCCGAAACAATCTCCACGGGCCCATACCTGAGTTCATCGGAGACATGCCGAACCTCCAAGTCCTCCAGGTGTGGGAGAACAACTTCACGCTAGAGCTACCGGCGAATCTCGGCCGGAACGGGAATCTGAAAAAGCTCGACGTCTCTGATAACCATCTCACCGGACTCATCCCCGTGGATTTGTGCAGAGGCGGGAAGCTGGAGACGCTGGTGCTCTCCAACAACTTCTTCTTCGGCTCCATCCCTGAGAAGCTAGGTCAATGCAAATCGCTAAACAAGATCCGAATCGTCAAGAATCTCCTCAACGGTACGGTTCCGGAGGGATTATTCAATCTACCGCTCGTTACGATCATCGAGCTCACCGATAACTTCTTCTCCGGAGATCTTCCGGGGGAGATGTCAGGCGACGTTCTCGATCATATCTACTTATCTAACAATTGGTTTACCGGTTTAATCCCCCCGGCTATCGGTAATTTTAAAAATCTACAGGATTTATTCTTAGACCGGAACCGGTTTAGCGGGAATATTCCGAGAGAAGTTTTCGAGTTAAAGCATCTCACTAAGATCAACACGAGTGCTAACAACCTCACCGGCGACATCCCTGACTCGATCTCGCGATGCACTTCCTTAATCTCCGTCGATCTCAGCCGTAACCGAATCGGCGGCGATATCCCGAAAGACATCCACGACGTGATTAACTTAGGAACTCTCAATCTCTCCGGGAATCAACTCACCGGCTCGATCCCGATCGGAATCGGGAAGATGACGAGCTTAACCACTCTCGATCTCTCCTTCAACGACCTCTCGGGGAGAGTCCCACTCGGCGGCCAGTTCCTAGTCTTCAACGACACTTCCTTCGCCGGAAACCCTTACCTCTGCCTCCCTCGCCACGTCTCGTGCCTAACGCGTCCCGGCCAAACCTCCGATCGCATCCACACGGCGCTGTTCTCGCCGTCGAGGATCGCCATCACGATAATCGCAGCGGTCACGGCGCTGATCCTCATCAGCGTCGCGATTCGTCAGATGAACAAGAAGAAGCACGAGAGATCCCTCTCGTGGAAGCTAACCGCCTTCCAGCGGCTCGATTTCAAAGCGGAAGACGTCCTCGAGTGCCTCCAAGAGGAGAACATAATCGGGAAAGGCGGAGCGGGGATCGTCTACCGCGGATCCATGCCGAACAACGTCGACGTCGCGATCAAACGCTTGGTGGGACGCGGAACAGGGAGGAGCGATCACGGATTCACGGCGGAGATACAAACTCTAGGGAGAATCCGCCACCGTCATATAGTTAGACTATTTGGATACGTGGCGAACAAGGACACGAACCTGCTTCTCTACGAGTACATGCCTAACGGGAGCCTCGGCGAGCTTTTGCACGGGTCTAAAGGAGGTCATCTTCAGTGGGAGACGAGGCACAGAGTAGCCCTTGAAGCGGCGAAAGGACTGTGTTATCTTCATCATGACTGTTCGCCGTTGATCTTGCATAGAGACGTTAAGTCCAATAACATTCTTCTGGACTCTGATTTTGAGGCCCATGTTGCTGATTTTGGGCTTGCTAAGTTCTTAGTGGACGGTGCTGCTTCTGAGTGTATGTCTTCAATAGCTGGGTCCTATGGATACATCGCTCCAG AGTATGCTTACACTCTCAAAGTGGATGAGAAGAGTGATGTGTATAGTTTTGGAGTGGTGTTATTGGAGCTGATAGCTGGGAAGAAACCGGTTGGTGAGTTTGGGGAAGGAGTGGATATAGTGAGGTGGGTGAGGAACACGGAGGGTGAGATACCTCAGCCGTCGGATGCAGCTACTGTTGTTGCGATCGTTGACCAGAGGTTGACTGGTTACCCGTTGACTAGTGTGATTCACGTGTTCAAGATAGCGATGATGTGTGTGGAGGATGAGGCAGCGACAAGGCCGACGATGAGGGAAGTTGTGCACATGCTCACTAACCCTCCCAAGTCCGTCACTAACTTGATCGCCTTCTGA